From Limnothrix sp. FACHB-406, the proteins below share one genomic window:
- a CDS encoding type II toxin-antitoxin system VapC family toxin gives MKPAKVLVDSGVLIAFYNAEDRYHSRVVDFFRTCRSELITTLACVTEVLWLLNKSWQVQNIFLNHLAQNIYRCESLNRHDFQRIVELNEQYSDLPGDFADLALVAISERLRIAEIATLDQDFDVYRRYRKEPFIRVFRP, from the coding sequence ATGAAGCCAGCAAAAGTGCTAGTGGACTCAGGCGTTTTAATTGCTTTTTATAATGCTGAGGATCGATACCACAGTCGAGTTGTTGATTTCTTTAGAACTTGTCGAAGTGAACTGATTACAACTTTGGCTTGTGTCACGGAAGTACTTTGGTTATTGAATAAAAGCTGGCAAGTTCAAAATATTTTTCTGAACCACTTAGCACAGAATATTTATCGCTGTGAGTCATTAAATCGTCATGATTTTCAAAGAATTGTAGAACTCAATGAACAATACTCAGATTTGCCTGGAGACTTTGCAGATTTAGCATTGGTGGCTATTTCAGAACGATTACGAATTGCAGAAATTGCAACTTTAGATCAGGATTTCGATGTTTATCGTCGCTACCGCAAAGAGCCTTTTATTCGGGTCTTTCGCCCCTAA
- a CDS encoding helix-turn-helix domain-containing protein → MKARFRYRIYPNRLQRIMLAKTFGCARMVCNDAIRLRQDLYQQGEKVGDTELQK, encoded by the coding sequence ATGAAAGCACGATTTCGCTACCGAATCTATCCCAATCGCCTACAAAGAATAATGCTGGCGAAAACATTTGGTTGCGCTCGTATGGTGTGCAACGATGCAATTCGGTTGCGTCAAGACCTCTATCAGCAAGGGGAAAAAGTTGGCGACACTGAGCTTCAGAAATGA
- a CDS encoding Calx-beta domain-containing protein: MAVINGTNFPDVIPITETQAALDSLAGNDVISGLDSNDIIRGYNGDDRILGGNDNDRLFGNQGVDTLEGESGDDELLGGAGNDLLLGGLGNDLMFGNMDSDQLYGGSGGDELYGGKGNDLLFGEDGDDVLSGDLGADTMRGGQGNDTFVIGRRSDSFSAQTGQISTGGSTILEADVIEDFNQFGQDQIRLIGGVTMSDLEIFDGSGQTAGSAIIRDKGNNQILAVVKGVSANQLMNTPGTFSSDGVQPGSVPPQGALQFSVANLTGTEGSQVEVTVTRDVNQSAGAVSVDVGVLGGTATANADYKTFNQTLNFAPGQISQTFKVDLIDDAPLADSGETIRMLLSRPTGGAILGKQDSAILTIVDKGATGGGGTTGSSTFQFSGATYTATEGTATVQAAINITRTGDTSQAGSVTFSTGTGGTATAGSDYTAVANQVVSFAAGETTKTVNVPVLSDAITPEADETVNLTLTAPTGGTLGTQATSVLTIKDVASAPPTTLPPGSSAVGNTLQFNSDPNAVTIDAGLLNLFPGGVNGGAGDDQLTVPVTTPATAATVRGEAGNDVISGTAATAVMTVDGGDGNDAITGSTVVGDKLLGGAGDDIINVGTAGGATVVGGPGLDRIVGGTGAGAGANTYAYQASDTTGSLLTADQITNFKAADKIGLGPGLTSLVITPEVVNVAGVAGTADLALSYVDANNTKKYLAVLVDYTGTFTAAANVTNVAASTFTI, from the coding sequence ATGGCTGTTATTAACGGAACCAACTTTCCCGATGTCATCCCCATTACTGAAACCCAAGCCGCCCTCGACAGCCTGGCCGGGAATGATGTGATCAGCGGTTTGGATAGCAACGACATCATCCGGGGCTATAACGGAGACGATCGCATCCTGGGCGGCAACGACAACGATCGCCTGTTTGGCAACCAAGGCGTAGATACCCTGGAAGGGGAATCCGGCGACGATGAATTGCTCGGCGGTGCTGGCAATGACCTGTTGTTGGGCGGACTCGGCAATGACCTGATGTTCGGCAACATGGACAGCGACCAACTGTATGGCGGCAGCGGCGGCGACGAGCTGTATGGCGGCAAAGGCAACGACCTGCTGTTTGGCGAAGACGGCGACGATGTGTTGTCCGGCGACCTGGGCGCAGACACCATGCGCGGCGGTCAAGGCAACGATACCTTTGTGATCGGTCGCCGCAGCGACAGCTTCTCGGCCCAGACCGGTCAAATTTCCACCGGCGGTTCCACCATCCTGGAAGCCGACGTGATTGAAGACTTCAACCAATTTGGCCAAGACCAAATTCGGCTGATTGGCGGAGTCACCATGTCTGACCTGGAAATCTTTGATGGTTCCGGTCAAACCGCTGGCAGCGCCATCATTCGCGACAAAGGCAACAACCAAATTTTGGCGGTGGTGAAAGGGGTCAGCGCCAACCAACTGATGAACACCCCCGGCACGTTCAGTTCCGATGGTGTGCAACCTGGATCTGTGCCGCCCCAAGGCGCACTGCAATTTTCGGTGGCCAACCTGACCGGCACGGAAGGTTCCCAAGTGGAAGTGACCGTGACGCGGGATGTGAACCAATCGGCGGGTGCGGTTTCCGTGGATGTGGGTGTGTTGGGCGGCACGGCAACGGCCAACGCAGACTACAAAACCTTCAACCAAACCTTGAACTTTGCGCCGGGTCAAATTAGCCAAACCTTCAAGGTGGATCTGATTGACGATGCGCCTTTGGCCGACAGCGGTGAAACGATTCGGATGTTGCTGTCTCGTCCCACGGGCGGCGCAATCTTGGGCAAGCAGGATTCGGCAATCTTGACGATCGTGGACAAGGGCGCAACGGGCGGCGGCGGAACCACTGGCTCTTCCACTTTCCAATTCAGCGGCGCAACCTACACGGCGACGGAAGGCACGGCCACGGTACAAGCGGCCATCAACATCACCCGCACGGGCGACACTTCCCAAGCTGGCTCCGTCACCTTCTCGACCGGTACAGGCGGCACGGCGACGGCTGGCTCGGACTACACGGCGGTTGCGAACCAAGTGGTGAGCTTCGCGGCAGGTGAAACGACCAAAACAGTGAACGTGCCGGTTCTGTCCGATGCGATTACGCCAGAGGCCGATGAGACAGTTAACCTGACTCTGACGGCTCCCACTGGCGGTACGTTGGGCACTCAGGCCACTTCGGTGCTGACGATCAAGGATGTTGCTTCGGCCCCTCCCACAACTCTGCCCCCTGGTAGCTCAGCAGTTGGCAACACATTGCAATTCAATAGTGATCCGAATGCGGTCACGATTGATGCTGGATTACTCAATCTCTTTCCTGGTGGTGTTAACGGCGGAGCTGGGGACGATCAACTGACGGTTCCTGTTACTACCCCTGCAACGGCTGCAACGGTTCGCGGCGAGGCAGGAAATGATGTTATCAGTGGCACAGCAGCCACTGCCGTCATGACCGTTGATGGCGGTGATGGTAATGATGCGATTACGGGTAGTACCGTGGTTGGTGACAAGCTGTTGGGTGGCGCTGGTGATGACATCATCAATGTTGGTACTGCTGGGGGTGCAACTGTCGTGGGCGGCCCTGGCTTGGATCGAATTGTTGGTGGTACTGGTGCTGGTGCTGGTGCTAACACCTATGCCTATCAAGCTAGCGACACAACAGGCAGCCTCTTGACGGCCGACCAGATTACTAACTTCAAGGCTGCTGACAAGATTGGTCTTGGCCCTGGCTTGACCAGCTTGGTGATTACGCCAGAAGTGGTTAATGTGGCTGGCGTGGCTGGCACGGCTGATTTGGCGCTGTCTTACGTGGATGCGAATAACACGAAGAAGTATCTGGCCGTGTTGGTGGACTATACCGGAACTTTCACAGCGGCAGCCAATGTGACCAACGTTGCGGCGAGCACGTTCACGATCTAG
- the malQ gene encoding 4-alpha-glucanotransferase, with amino-acid sequence MARLSGILLHPTSLPSRYGVGDLGDQAIAFCDWLQAGAQRVWQMLPLGPVGAGNSPYMSFSAIAGEPLLISPDRLVEAGWLPAAALEQVPDFNPHRVDFAAVRAYKDRLFVQAWAGFQVHATAEQRTAFEEFCTEQATWLEDFALFMTLKAEFGQIVWNRWDVGFAQRDPAVLAAARQTLAEPIALQRFLQFVFFEQWQQLKTAANERGVQLVGDVPIYVSFDSADVWANRELFALDPDTLDPAQMAGVPPDYFSATGQLWGNPVYDWETNAQTGYHWWINRFRHLFTMVDWVRIDHFRGFESFWAVPQGEETAINGDWVPGPGAAFFEAVQGALGKLPVIAEDLGIITPEVEALRDRFQFPGMKILQFAFDSGSGNPYLPHNYRSPNYVVYTGTHDNDTTVGWFNGRSPEEQQRVIRYAGYAGPDGIQWDLTRMAMASVADWAIVPLQDCLGFGSDCRMNVPGQADSNWEWRCLEGSFAPWMADRLRELVDLYGRWG; translated from the coding sequence ATGGCCAGACTCAGCGGAATCTTGCTGCACCCCACTTCGCTCCCCAGTCGCTACGGAGTGGGTGATCTGGGTGACCAGGCCATTGCCTTTTGTGACTGGTTGCAAGCGGGGGCCCAGCGGGTGTGGCAAATGTTGCCCTTGGGGCCGGTGGGTGCTGGCAATTCGCCTTATATGAGTTTTTCTGCGATCGCCGGGGAACCGTTGCTGATCAGCCCCGATCGCCTGGTGGAAGCTGGCTGGCTGCCCGCCGCCGCCCTCGAACAAGTGCCCGATTTCAATCCCCATCGGGTGGACTTTGCGGCGGTGCGGGCCTATAAAGATCGCCTGTTTGTCCAAGCCTGGGCTGGGTTCCAAGTTCATGCCACCGCAGAACAACGCACCGCCTTTGAGGAATTTTGCACCGAGCAGGCCACCTGGCTCGAGGATTTTGCCCTGTTCATGACCCTGAAGGCAGAATTTGGCCAAATTGTTTGGAACCGTTGGGATGTGGGATTTGCCCAGCGAGATCCGGCCGTGTTGGCCGCCGCCCGCCAAACCCTGGCCGAGCCGATCGCCCTGCAACGGTTTTTACAATTCGTCTTCTTTGAACAGTGGCAACAACTGAAGACCGCTGCCAACGAACGGGGCGTGCAATTGGTGGGCGATGTGCCCATCTATGTCTCCTTCGACAGTGCCGACGTTTGGGCCAATCGCGAGTTGTTTGCTCTGGATCCAGACACCCTCGATCCGGCTCAAATGGCCGGCGTACCCCCGGACTATTTCAGCGCCACGGGGCAACTGTGGGGGAACCCGGTTTATGACTGGGAAACCAACGCCCAAACGGGCTATCACTGGTGGATTAACCGATTCCGCCATTTGTTCACCATGGTGGATTGGGTGCGAATTGACCACTTTCGAGGGTTCGAGTCCTTTTGGGCCGTGCCCCAAGGGGAAGAAACCGCCATCAATGGCGACTGGGTTCCGGGGCCGGGCGCTGCATTTTTCGAAGCGGTGCAGGGGGCCTTGGGCAAGCTGCCAGTGATTGCGGAAGATTTGGGGATTATTACGCCCGAGGTGGAAGCCCTGCGCGATCGCTTCCAATTTCCCGGCATGAAGATTCTGCAATTTGCCTTTGACTCCGGTAGCGGTAACCCCTATTTGCCCCACAATTACCGCAGTCCCAACTATGTGGTTTATACGGGAACCCACGATAATGACACCACGGTGGGTTGGTTTAATGGCCGATCGCCCGAGGAGCAACAGCGCGTAATCCGCTACGCTGGCTATGCGGGCCCCGATGGCATTCAGTGGGATCTCACCCGGATGGCCATGGCCTCGGTGGCCGACTGGGCGATCGTTCCGTTGCAAGACTGCTTGGGCTTTGGCAGCGATTGCCGCATGAATGTGCCCGGCCAGGCCGATAGTAATTGGGAGTGGCGCTGTTTAGAGGGATCCTTTGCCCCTTGGATGGCCGATCGACTCCGGGAGTTGGTGGATTTGTATGGCCGCTGGGGCTAG
- a CDS encoding sulfotransferase family protein gives MKILGAGLSKTGTSSLHAALQILGLYGLHFDRDRLNEILSGKVTQPNFRCYDDVDVVTDLPSAYFYRELASAYPDSKIILTVRDVDAWWRSVEFHINHRFPVSPSLGIRAQLAQRWQLDRWLSHGPWPTDWQVGWQNFWQESASQQFRRDLRNCVYGSAIATEFLYKKKYLEHNDRVMAEIPPDRLLVMNIPAGDGWEKLCPFLGMPIPDQPFPHAYKTEHQAYKR, from the coding sequence ATGAAAATTTTGGGCGCGGGCCTCAGTAAAACGGGCACTTCTTCACTTCATGCGGCTTTGCAGATTCTGGGGTTGTATGGGCTGCATTTCGATCGCGATCGCCTGAACGAGATCCTCAGCGGCAAGGTCACCCAACCCAATTTCCGCTGCTATGACGATGTGGATGTGGTGACGGATTTGCCCAGCGCCTATTTTTATCGGGAGTTGGCGTCCGCCTATCCCGACAGCAAAATCATCCTGACCGTGCGCGATGTGGATGCCTGGTGGCGCAGTGTGGAATTTCACATCAATCACCGCTTTCCCGTGTCACCTAGCTTGGGGATTCGGGCCCAGCTTGCCCAGCGTTGGCAGCTCGATCGCTGGTTGAGCCATGGGCCTTGGCCGACGGATTGGCAAGTGGGTTGGCAAAACTTTTGGCAAGAAAGTGCATCGCAACAGTTTCGTCGCGACCTGCGCAATTGTGTTTATGGCTCGGCGATCGCCACCGAATTTCTTTATAAGAAGAAGTATCTGGAGCATAACGATCGGGTGATGGCAGAAATTCCGCCCGATCGACTGCTGGTGATGAATATTCCCGCCGGGGATGGTTGGGAAAAACTCTGCCCTTTTTTGGGTATGCCAATTCCCGATCAACCCTTTCCCCACGCCTACAAAACCGAGCACCAAGCCTACAAACGCTGA